The window ggtgtggtgggggtgAGGAATGACATAAACGGGGCTTGACCAATAGTGATGGGCGTGGTTGACAGGAGTGTGTTTCTtggaagtggggcttaaaggGGGGCGGGGATTGGACGTTAGATgagataatcgagcccactttcaaccccaaagaatggtacacttttccaaaaagggcaaacctcggttgaatgcgaagttggagggggggacatcattgaccaatagtagcgctgtaaaaatcaagatggcgtcgggaggtgtggtgggggaaggaatggctgcctaagcattgatgacgtcattggctttgaccaatagtggcggagagtgaacggggggcgggacgttgacattagtcagcaattttcaagaatatgttaatttgaccttgaaaaatattgtaatttaacactttaaatatacatgataaaattcaagacacgtgaccggatgttaatattttttttttttattgaattagcaatgtaatatgacacttgaaatttacataataaaaatacatgttcaaacttgtttgaatggactttgatcttaaaataattttacacgtgtcagctattctcaagaatatgttaatttgaccttgaaaaatatgatatcatcatcttataacaagttcaaacttgtttgaaataattttacatgtgtcaaaacacgtgaccggatattaatattttttatgattaagcaatgtaatatgacacttgaaatttacataataaaaatacatgttcaaacttgtttgaatggactttgatcttaaaataattttacacgtgtcagctattctcaaaaatatgttgaaatagatttgaccttgaaaaatatgatatcatcatcctgttacaagttcaaacttgtttgaataaaaatacatgttcaaacttgtttgaacatgtttaaacttgtttgaatcgcattagatcttaaaataattttacgcatgttagataataatttctgctggtgggggggatttttggagtggtggtaatcatataaaaaaggcgCTCGACATTACGGTAACatcagttttcattaaatattcataatattaatcaaaatgaatagagcagaattaaaattattagatagttgtttagtgcgaccatgcataaaaatggacgacttgccactgaaaaaaaaattaaaaatactaaaaatggagCGGATTCTAACGATACATGGgccatcaataaaagttttactggATATAAGCCTAGATGGTACAGAAAACGAGGGAGTTTTTCTACCATCTAGGTTTGCAGTGTTGACGGACaacatgattaaattatttaacacaaaaccgGGGTATTTGAGGGTGGAGGAGAAAATTGGAAGAAGTCACCAACTGAGACTGCGCCTATTCGAAGACGATGGTGATAGTGATGATGATGACTATGTTCaagaacatcaaaattttaacaaatcattcctatattgaattttattactgcaagatatatatattttattgttattgttataaaaaaattgtaaagtttatgtttttgatatttaaaaaaaaaataatactaaataaattatggatatttttgtaaaaaatggtgtttattttaattcattacaatTATGGGGTACAATGTCGctacaaaatcatattgatcTGTTTCAAAATTCGGAGATGATTTAcccagaatattttaatgtgagtattgtttgataagatctgtttagaaaattgtagccaaatatttttatagatggaaTTTTATCAACTTATGGAGGCATGTCGTTGGAGTATACCTACAAAGTTAATCGACACATTACGGTATTCTTATTTAGAAGTTGATGATTGCTTTCATATTGCTGCATTCATAGTAAGAAATTGTTTGGATGCaatcttatttgtaaattatgcgaaaaagttcaactactttaaaagagatttcaatcagtttgaaatattactaaatgaatGTTGTGATGATCTTACTCATGGAAGTAACTTGAGAAAAAATTGGGGTACATACGATATTCGCCGAAAACAATGGATTGGTGATAGTGCTAGACATGATGAGAGAATGTTTTTATGGTATGAACAAATAGATCCTAAAATTCTCTGTAGAATGCTATACCAACAAATGGATGGTGGAAATATACCGAAATGGTTCGAGCCATGGATATGTGCtacaaattgtaatgaaattgACAGATGTGATTGTGGAAGAAATAGTGATGATCATGattgtatatagaaataaaaacatgaatgtaattgtctatgataagttttttttaaaaatgtgtttgtatttacaataaaaaacacctataatttaattaatcattgtttttgttttatctatgaaatgacctcaccaccttattttcaggttataaatacaccttgtttgtgataattatattcgcaccatcaagtaattttgagtaataaacatgaatcaaaaaacatttgtattacaacaatatttttatattgttttgtgttagttaaaaattgcttcaataaaatttcatgaacatagtctaatatatattcatattaaaaaatacatttccttttttaaaacacaaatatgttcacaaaagcggtccactatgacaaaatttttttgttacaagtatgttcacaaaaactttccactataaaaggagactttttttatcaatatatgaatcatgtaaagagtcgaaccctaaccacctgactttaacgttagatccatgtttagctaagaccttttccactaaataaatgtttggatcgtgaactttttgtaattcttcagcatagaaaccaccctttatatcttcgttgttgtaatccttcaataaatatgttcttgggtttgtaagtttcacctcgtgaatggtgaatatttctggtaactactccgattttataagtttttgttaaaaactactccgattttataagttttttaacaaaattgatttgataactgctttaatactctgattttttcaatttttttaataaaattgtttttatatctgcTTTAATACTCTGATTTCTCAGTTCATATCTGGTTCATATCCAAATCTAACGGGACAGGAGAAAGagaattctcaagaatatgttgaaataaataacatctaaccttgaaaaatattgtaatttgacactttaaatatacatgataaaattcaagacacgtgaccggatgtttattttttttttatgttgaaatagataacatctaaccttgaaaaatatgatatcatcatcctgttacaagttcaaacttgttttaatcgacttaaaataattttacacgtgaccggatgctaatatttttttatgattaagcaatgtaatatgacacttgaacgtgttagataataatttgcaaatctgaattccaagaaaagaatattatgagtcagcaattttcaagaatatgttgaaatagatttgaccttgaaaaatataatatcatcatcttgtaacaagttcaaacttgtttgaaataattttatatgtgtcaaaacacgtgatcggatattaatatttttttatgattaagcaatgtaatatgacacttgaaatttacataataaaaatacatgttcaaacttgtttgaatggactttgatcttaaaataattttacacgtgtcagctattctcaaaaatatgttgaaatagatttgaccttgaaaaatatgatatcatcatcctgttacaagttcaaacttgtttgaataaaaatacatgttcaaacttgtttgaacatgtttaaacttgtttgaatcgcattagatcttaaaataattttacacgtgttatgagattagaataaaggttttatttaataaaaatcttataaatattttttttttatttattaatgattaaaatttacattttaaaaaaaatttacagaaaaaaattattattatgaatctgaaaaaacacacaaagtattggtgacactacagttcaataaattcatcaaatccattcctataacgacctgcattcatagagaaatttttcattattacaacaaatccatttggtgaactccaacaatgtcgatataaatcatgaaatttttgaaaattcatatcagagCCAACATGATTGTAGAATATGTGTTTTAGATTCATTTCATCCGTTTTGAATAGCACCAAGCAATTAACATTGCCCCTTATGTTATGCTTTAGAACACGTGCGTAGCTCTGACATAGgtagaaacaatcaatttttcgatgacgatccatactaaagtattctctacttctctgttgtgaatgacagctcacatcatcaaaaatgaaaagacttttttctcGAGCTTCATTCAGACTAGGAATTTCACTAGTATCACTAAGTGGAAAAATAGCCAACCCCttccactaattttaaagtctcttcTAGTAATTGATATTTCGGTTAGTAATCAGATTTACTGtaaacataaatgttttcaaagtgtaaaccattttcatcttaaattaaattcaacataacattggttttaccacaaccactagggccacatattattgttcatagtgaatctgaaaatagacgaccatgatatgtttgtgtgtctgtatttTCTGGTAATAAACACCCAGAGCGGgttgttgtttatgaaaatgcaatgtaactaagactaaaatttcaatacaacccAGAGCACTTTACGATACAGATCTACATGCGTatgctaaacaatttaaaattccgtaTTTTTGTAGTGTTTTTATGTGTGACACCCTACCTAAAAgatcatataaatatgaaacaggAATTATCAACCATGATGTATCCAAAAATAGTGTTGCACACTGTAcggtatataaaaagtataaactgCAAGCTTTGGTAACTTAAAGCCATCataggaaataattaaatatttttacatcatAAAAGGCGGTGTGTAGTTAATAAcagaataccctgtatatatatatatatatatatatatatatatatatatatatatatattggtgCGTCGAATTTTTAACACAATCCTGAATAAATTCTTTCTCAAGATGATTTTTTGCATGATTGcagtttataaatgtattttgttttaatataaaattataatttttttaaataaaatttttttatctaatctatagtacaagttgatttattatattcaatataaagaGCATATTATATGGGTTGATTGATGATGCTTGTTAGATTTGAAAACCAGacctctttctaaacaggtctgtatctaaacaggtctctttctaaacaggtctctttctaaacaggtctgtttctaaacaggtctctttctaaacaggtctgtttctaaacaggtctctttctaaacaggtctatatctaaacaggtctctttctaaacaggtctgtttctaaacaggtcaaaaccagtattaaacaggtcaaaaccagtattaaacagttttttcaaCCTAGTATTgaaaacttatgaaaaaaaaaaaaaaaatattgattccaaTAGTGatcgtaatataataattgataaattaagaaGACTACATTCTACAAACATCAGAAGAGAAATACTATCTATAATCCATTACTtgaagaaaacaaatataattaaataacaagtttataataactttatcaaaaattaaaaagccggagtaaaatcggtgaaagccggagtaaaatcggcgaaagtcggagtaaaaccggagtataatcggcgaaagtcggagtaaaatcggtgaaagccggagtaaaaccggagtaaaatcggcgaaagtcggagcaaaatcggtgaaaactggagtaaaaccggagtaaaatcggcgaaagtcggagcaaaatcggtgaaaaccggagtaaaaccaGAGTAAAATCAGCGAaagtctgtatctgtttaatactggttttaacctgtttaatactggttttgacctgtttaatactggtctgtatctgtttaatactggtctgtatctgtttaatactggttataacctgtttaatactggttttgacctgtttaatactggtctgtatctgtttaatactggatttaacctgtttaatattGGTCTGTATCTGCTTACAAACCCAAGAACATATCTACTAAAGGACTACAACAACGATgatataaagggtggtttctatgccgaagaattacaaaaagttcacgatccaaacatttatttagtggaaaaggtcttagctaaacgTGGATCCAAAGTTAAAGTCCGGTTAGGGTACGACTCTTTACACAAttcatatattgacaaaaaagtcttattttatagtggaccgtttttatgaacatacttgtaacaataaaaaatttgtcatagtggaccgcttttgtgaacatacttgtgatttataaaaaaaaataaaaaatatcacattgtaaaaatattatttttattgtaaaattttatctctaacatataaaaacagagttgtattataataatatttaaaaaatatatatttataaattatcgaaaatacattataattattattctgaaaagtataaaacagagttgtattataataatatttaaaaaatatatatttataaattatcgaaaatacattataattattattctgaaaagtgtccattgtcatcatcatcatctttcttcataagataattttcagtcatttctttcacttgaacatagtcggataactcgtttgatgtaaatacactgtagtaagattgttcaaaaatggatagtcctacaattccatctgtttgtccagagtggatattttttaaaatccagttccaaatttgtttgtcttcatcgtctgacgatggggaaaatttcacttctaagtccatttgttctaccttatcaataaggtagtttaaagtttccggtcgaccacattt is drawn from Chrysoperla carnea chromosome X, inChrCarn1.1, whole genome shotgun sequence and contains these coding sequences:
- the LOC123302803 gene encoding uncharacterized protein LOC123302803 yields the protein MSLQNHIDLFQNSEMIYPEYFNMEFYQLMEACRWSIPTKLIDTLRYSYLEVDDCFHIAAFIVRNCLDAILFVNYAKKFNYFKRDFNQFEILLNECCDDLTHGSNLRKNWGTYDIRRKQWIGDSARHDERMFLWYEQIDPKILCRMLYQQMDGGNIPKWFEPWICATNCNEIDRCDCGRNSDDHDCI